In Trichocoleus desertorum NBK24, the following are encoded in one genomic region:
- the tnpA gene encoding IS200/IS605 family transposase: MSEYIHKSHNVTVLLYHLVFPAKYRRAVFDEQVDAVLREVCLEIEKRYEIKFVEIGIDKDHVHFLIQSVPTYSVTKLVTMLKSLTGREVFKRCPGVKKQLWGGEFWSDGYFASTVGKHGDEGMIARYVKKQGKEYLQLHRDEQLALF, from the coding sequence ATGAGTGAGTACATTCACAAGAGTCATAACGTTACTGTTTTGTTATATCACTTGGTGTTTCCTGCAAAGTATCGACGGGCTGTGTTTGATGAACAGGTTGATGCAGTCTTACGTGAGGTCTGCCTTGAAATCGAGAAGCGTTATGAGATTAAGTTTGTCGAGATTGGGATCGACAAAGACCACGTGCATTTCCTAATTCAGTCGGTGCCGACGTACAGTGTGACGAAGTTGGTGACGATGCTCAAGAGTCTAACAGGGCGAGAGGTATTCAAACGGTGTCCAGGGGTAAAAAAGCAGCTGTGGGGTGGGGAGTTTTGGAGTGACGGTTACTTTGCGAGTACGGTGGGCAAGCATGGGGATGAAGGCATGATTGCCAGGTATGTCAAAAAGCAGGGCAAGGAGTATCTGCAACTACATCGAGATGAGCAATTAGCTCTCTTTTGA